The Alnus glutinosa chromosome 1, dhAlnGlut1.1, whole genome shotgun sequence region CCCTAGTTATTTTTTGCTGTTTGGCCTAGTTCAAGAAGCTGGATGTTGATGTAAGGATTCCGTATGAGAAAGCAATCCCTATTAAGAGTTATTGGCTAATGCATATCCTTGTGTCAAAATCTTTTGCGATCACAGAAATCttctgaaaaaaatagaaaagcatTTTTTAGAAATGCCTTTTAGATGGAATGATTCGTGTGAGTTCTAATCAAAGCTTTCCTTTAATACAGCTTCGTGTGATGTGTTAAATGACCCCTTTGAGATTTGGTGACAAGGCATTTTTGAATGCAGTTGATTAAAGTGATGTCTTTAGTGTTACACAGCCAACTGTGGTCAACTTTATGTGAAACACCATAGGCTCTTGTCTAACAGGATTACCAAAAACCCCTAAGATCTTACTAGATACCATACTATGTACAACAATGTTATCAATACTTCTAACGGATTTGATATTTTGCAAGAGAACTATTATAATTGAATTCACtccctaagaacatcaagattTCATAGTTCCAATAAGCAACTTTTGTGTGAAAATATGGGATAAAATTAAGTTGAGGGAACACATTTAGTTCTTTTTGCATCCATTTCTCCAAGCTTTCTAACCAATACTTGATTTTAACAGACAGGAATGGACAGCACAAATGTGTATgcttatatttcaattattgCCCTCTTGGTTTGCATCCCACCGGCAATAATCGTAAGTTAACTAGTCACAAAcattatgtaagtttttatAAGGCCAATGTTTCACTAAAAGTTTATGTACATAACCATGGGAATTCTTGGGTTTCTTTCAGATTGAGGGGCCCCAACTTATGCAATACGGTTTTAAGGATGCTATTGCCAAAGTGGGTCTCTACAAATTCTTGTCAGATATGTTCTGGATTGGCATGTTTTATCACCTGTACAACCAGGTATGCTATCAGAATGCCATGTTCAGCTGCTTCTTTAATCTAAATGTATAGGAGATCATTTTGTTTGATATACCTTGAAGCCGACCACTCAGCTTTTCTGATTggtttcatcttttttttttctgggtttgCGAGATTACCCAATCTCCATAACATCAGTTATGCACTTGGTTTGGTTCTTGATTAGCTACTCCTTCAGGACCAATCAATGTGGATATTGGAGAATGCTATCATATGAAAAGACATTAGTTATATAGTAggtaatataaattataaaattaaggCATTTATCTCCTCTTATGACAACGGGCGAATACGCTAAATAACACGTGTCTCTATTTGGGATCTTTAACCAACCTGTGTACTTGTCTTAGTGTCTGGTAGAAACATGATGTGACTCAAATTTGAAGGGTTTCTGCATTTTCTGAGACAGAACTTTTCCATTCCTCTGCCTCCCAGCTTGATTGATAAGGTATGTTGTTGTAGCCCCTTTTTCTGTTCACTAACTTCAGGTTTGAACTTTGCAGATTGCTACTAACACCTTGGAACGGGTTGCACCACTTACACATGCTGTTGGAAATGTATTGAAGAGAGTTTTTGTCATTGGGTTCTCTATCATTGTATTCGGTAATTGCTCATTGCTTATTTATCTCATTTATATGCAGTGTTAAACAAGCAGCTCAGAATTTCAACATCAGAAATTTTAGATTTGACTAGCTGCATATTATGGTGCAAAATTTTGCAGGCAATAGGATATCCACACAAACTGGGATTGGTACTGCCATCGCAATTGCGGGTGTTGCCATCTACTCCCTAATAAAGGCAAACATTGAAGAGGAAAAACGGGTAAGATATCTATTCTATTTGTAATACTTGGCCTTCATTTGTGTGATTGACCgtatttaacggaaaatttaTCACGCATTAGGTAGCTCATTAGAGCATGTtttaaaacatgatttttttttttcctgcataAATTGAACCATTACAAACAAGCATAATTGTGATATTCAATAGAGATTAGGCTATGCTATCAGATTGTGAAATATTGACTTTGGCCTCACAAATATTATATTCCATTTCCAGAAGGCTGCTGCAACTCCAACATCGTAGGGGTGAACTGTTGGATTGACTAAGCAAACCCTGTATATTAATGAGGGTAGTGAGGAAATCCATATAAAGTTGTTGAGTGAGATCTTCAGAGCCAGATTTTACAGAGCTGGTGCTGCTGTTTAATTTGGATGCTTCAACTTTTCAACCTTTTGGTGGTTGCTTCCATTAAAATAACAGCTCTGAGAAAATGGTGAACAGAATAAGATCGACACAGAAGTTCGATCACAAATTCTACGAACTCAGTTTGTATTTTTAACTTCTTTGCGTTATTTAAATGTTGTAACATTTATCAGATGTCACAGAAAAGCTCCTTCAATTTGGTCTTAAGATTCTTGTCGTAAACAACCTTTTCGGAACTCTAATGCACattgtctctctttctctcaactTGATCAGTTTATGTTAGAGATGGATTTAGGGTGAGATAGGTTTAGCAGTTGAGTTAGaatagaattttaattaaattaagatGTGGATTTAGttaattttatcattattttaagAAGATATTCCCAACACTAATGTGAGTGATGGATTTAACGTCGCCATTTTTTCCGCAGAGGCAGCGATGGTCAGTCTCCCAACTTCATCGTTTCGACCATTAGCTGTCCGATCAAAGTCAGCCACTATTCTCCACCGTCGGCCAAAACCCTGAGAAAAACCACCAACccaaacacccaaaacccaacaAATTCTCATCACCAAAAACATCGAATTCCCACACCAACAAAACCCATTTGAATTTCCACGCGGAGGATCCTACACAATACACACGAGCGAAGAGATGTTTAGGAAAGCTCAAAGAATCACGAATagtccattttttatttttgttgattcGGATTCTCTTTCTAGCTTTATGACCTAAGAGAACTGATTCCCGTACAAcacttttacaacaagtgtaTAACAGCCCTTTCACATGGGGTGGGCTCCacagtgtgtggggtccactCCATGTGAGAGggctgttgtacacttgttgtaaaagtgttgtatttctatcatttttctatgACCTAaacgtttttctttttgttggtaaTAAAACGTGTAAATTGTAAGGCAAATTCGAACAAAACATACGTGAGGATATTTTAGGAAGAAATTAATTCCGATAGGATGCTTCAAAGGTATTTGGGTCCTCTCTAGTTTGTTTGAATCCTTgtaaaaataaggacaaaattgtccaaaaaaatgtgaaaagacaattttGTTTTCCACTTCAAAGTAAACCAAATATGGGAATCTCATATTCTCATAAATTCCATCAGATTCCTAATCATTCTCAAATGTAAAAATAGTCACAATTTCTAAGAATCCAAATTCGTAAATGTTAGATTCCGAAATCCAACCGCTAGGCTAATGCCATGTTTTTCACAAATCGGAGagaatcaaaaagaaaaattcaatatCACAACTTTCTTTGTTCGAGATGTCTCTTACCAAGCTCACCTCTCAAAGACTTATCTATGGTTTGGAAGACAAATATTATCATATTCCTAATCATTCTCAAACATGAAAATGGTCACATTCTTAAGGATTCCAATTTCTAGACATCACATTTTTTGAAATACGAATGTCAAAAAGAATGTTAGATTCCGAAATCCAAACGTTAAGTTAATGTCACGTTTTTCATACAGCAAagaatcaaaaacaaaaactcaatGTCAAAACTTCCTTTGTTTGGAGATGTCTTGTTCTAGAAGACTGAAGTAGCAACCACATATCTATCTTCCAACCATAGACGAGGCTTTGAGAGGTGAGCTTCAACAAAATGGAGGCTTATCAATAGTGGAGAGAGTTTGCTATATTAACTTAAAAGTATCGGTCGGGTTTTTCACAAACCCAACCCCCTGTTATTGATTTCCACCCCGATATAGGTTGGAAATCAAAAAACTATTACCAATCCCCAAACCACTCCCCTCATatagggttttttctttttttagtcgAAGAGATTTACAGATACCACCCTTGAGCTTCAATATTGGTGCCAATTCAATtcctatatttttaattgttgtatattttgattttgaacaATTAACCTCCTAAATTAAGTTTAGTGAAAAATCAAGTGTTCTGTTAATATTTTCTAAGAAACTCTAATCGCCATGTCATTGATATTTTCGTAAACGAAATTATTACAATTCATCCCCTCATGGCCTAAAATTTCAGCTACATGGCCAACCATCACCCCACCACTACAATCCCCTCCGCGCCTTGACCTGTCAAAACCCCAAATAACACCACCAAACCACTCTCACCGCCTCCTCTCATTCACTGATAATGTTGATGGCTCTGAGCTTCTTCCGGGACAAAAACTCCGGGAGCCTCAAAGCCAATTTAAAGGGAGAAGCAAACCCAAACACCAAGCAGGTTAATTGCATTCCATTATTGCATTTCAACGGCCGCAACAAAAACCCACCAAATATTGACAGGGAAATGGAAAGCCTACTCCAAATATTCTAAATTATTGGGTTTCTCCTACGATTATTCGTCAACTTTCAAACCCTACTCTCTCGTTTAGCAAGTCACTGCCCTCTAGTTTTCCTCAGAAAGCACAGAAAGAATACATTAAACAAGGAAAAAACAAGTATAAATAAGGCTGTAGGTGGCTCTGACTCTAATACCTCCTGCCAACACTCAAAATTGAGTACTATCAAATCATTTACAAACAAGGATGAAATCTCATGATTCTCATTGGAAGACAAAGCTAGAGAACTTGTGAACTTGGGGAACCAAATTTTCAGCATTGAGATTTTCCAGACCAAGAAGTGGCCGACCTGCAAGCAGAAAAATAATCGTTAATGAGCAAATAAATGGTCCATCTATGATACCCAATTTAATGCTCCACACATGTTAGTGCTCTTTTCTAGTGAAAAACAAGTAGTAATTATCTTTCATACCAAGACGGAATACATTCAAGAGAATTATTGGACCCCccctaaaaaattaaaccaGAAATGAAAGTGACATGATTTTTTTAGGTATCAGATACGATATTCTGAACAGTCAAACTCATCAGTTACAATTATCAAACCATCCAATTTTCTAGGCCTCAGTTTAAACAATATACTTCAAGTATAGCCCAAATTGGAAATAACTCAGCTGTACGTCAGCAGGACTGGTCAAGGCAATAAGAATACTACTCCCCCTTCTTTAAGTATCCTTACCATCTGTCAATTTACCTATCTGGCAAAATCGGTGTTGTAACGAATATTAAACAGCATGTCCCTGCGACTCTCTGTACCCATTCGAAACTGGAACTTTTTAGCCAGGGAATCCACCCGGTCATCACTCTCATAGTCCATCTCACGAATACAACGCCTTCTGACCTTTTTAAGTGTTTCTTTTGACGGTACAAATCCAGCAGTTACCTGCCCAACAGATTTATTACACATGGCATTAGCTTCTTTCCAGAGATCAGACCAAATTATCTAAACAAAAACTGAATTatgaatcaaataaaaaacgCACTTACCATCTCGTCAATCACAGAGAGTGCAGCTTTTGGATCTCGGTTGATGAGATGAGCGTCAATAAGCAATGAATATGACATTGCATTTGGTTTAACACCCAAACTTACTAAGTGCTCAAACACCCTCAAAGCTTCAAATGTCTGCAAAAGAACCAGAAAATTAACTGAGCAGGTGTTGTTTCTtgtatgcgtgtgtgtgtgtgtgagagagagagagagagagagaggaaagtaTAGTCCTAAAAATATCCAACCTTCTTAAGCCTCCCAAATGCGTACATCAGAGCATTGTATGAATGAATATCAGGGGTCAATCCAAAAGTGGAACCAATTGCCTCAAAAGTTTGGTAGGCACGATCAAGGTCCCATATATTTGCACAACCTAAAATTACGCAATTTAGAGCAGCAACAGACTTGTAAGGAGGATCTGCACGGCTTAAATTCTCCAGTTGAAAATATACCTGAGGAATATAATAACAATACAGATCAGCAAGAAGCTGTATATGGATAAATACACTTAACTAGAAGATTCAGCTCCTACTACACAGCCACTATAAATCACGTGCATACTATAATCTATTCTAGTCTGATGGTGTACCAATCTTGGCATACAATAACATGGTCATTGATAAGCAGAACtatcaaaattaacaataattaacgGAATAATGGATTGAACAATGAATTAAagtcaaaacacaaaaatgaactaaagcctccctctctctctctaaattacaaattgaagtTATGTTAATTCAGTTGCTCTTTTCTTGTCTACAAAATGTTCTTGAATGTTTGTGATTATCTTTACAGTGCTAATGTTTGTTTTTCTTAGGGTTCTGCACCTTTGCAGGTGAcatattgttatttattttgattattttactTGGAAACTAATTCCCTCAATGTGTGCCCTGATTAACTTAAAAGAGATTGAGCTCAAGCTTGAGCTTGACTTGGGCTACCTTATCTTAATCGAGCTGAGCTCGAGCTGAGCTTAAGCTGAGCTCGAGCCCACTAGAAATCCTATTGAGCTGAGCCTGAGAAGCACAAAGCTCAGCTTGTTTACACCCCTAACAAGAACCAAAAATATTGGATTCTTTAAATACATGCAATAGAACAAATTTGATGTAAATGCTCAATTAATATGCAGCAGAAcacctgaaaatatttaaaaaataacataattaagATGCTATGCATATAAGCACTTTCTTCTCATGAGAGTGCTAATTAATAACTTTCAAAGATGGAAAGACATACTGAGTCCAAAGTCTCAAAACCCTTTTTGGAGCATGCCACGGCCAATGGATATAAAGAGGTAAAGGGAGAGAACATTTCTTGTTCTGCTTCTTTATCTGAATTACCGTAAGTTGACTCAAATTCATTTAGACTACCAAAAGCCCTCTGCAGATTGCCCAATGAAGCAAGGGCGTGTATCTTTCCAAGGTAAGATTCTGGGTTAGGGGCTTTCTTTTGACGCAAAGAGCGTCGTAGGATTGCCCATGATGCATCCAGAAGAGAAGAGTTGTAGGTTCTACCAGCAGTTCCAAGCGCCGATATAACTAATCCTTCATCTACAGAAAGCATAACAGATGGCCTTGCTTGCTCGCCACGAGCAATCCATTTGGCCATAAACTCCAGTGCATAGTATGCTAACTTGCTATTATCTTCTTGCATTGCAATTTCTGCAATATAGTAGCACAAGTTCCAGGAAGGACAAAGAGCTTTGTTCTGATCCATTGTCTGACAACACCAATAGAAACAGCTACAGATAAGAAACATTAAGCAAAAAGTGTACCTCCTCACATGGGATATTCGAAGTATTAATCAAATCAGTCATCTACCTTGCACCTCTCAATAATTGACAACAATGTATCCAGCCTGCCCTTATTAACACAGCTCTGCACACATTCAGTAAACACGTTCGTTGACAGCATATAACCAGATTTTAAAGCCAAATCTAAATATTTCAAGGCAGCATCAATCTCATCCGTCAAAAACAGCATGCCAACGACCAACTCATATGACTCATTATCAGGCAGAGATTCTTTCCCTGTCTGCAGCATCCTGATAAAACAATAAGTGAAGATGATCCATCAAAAAGTCAATGCATATCTGAATTCATATATATAAGTACTTTCTCTTTGACACTATCcccaaaggaaaaaagtaaagaaggAAAATCCTTACGCAGTATTTTAGCTTGACAGTTTGTTCACACAAAACAATCATAATGCTAGTTCCATAAACTCTGATGACTGGTTTCTTTAGTTGTTCAATGTGTAAAATAATATGTCAAATTTCAGAATCTTCTTACATGTTgtctcataattttattttattttcaagaaaacaaaaaagtccCTTTTACATACTGCATGAAAATGCCATTGAAAAGGGTGTTGCTGCTGTTCACTTATGAGTTTCAATCCAGACAACTTTATATACTGCATGAAAAGGCCATTGAAAAGGCTTCTGTACCATGACGCCCACATGTGAATTCCAGTGGAGACAAGACTTACATGGTTTGAAGGGCATTTTACCAGTATTTCACCCCCTTGGCCTTTTCAATGCATTTCTTTACTTATTTTAAGAGGatgaaattttttcattttcctagAATAAAATTACCAAACCGACAcagaactttattttttatatttgtagGGTATTTCCATAATTGAGTTGGGTCTAAAGCATTGTGGTGGTTCCTAAGAGTTCTAcgcatgttttcttctttttcttccttcttctcacCTGGCCCTGTTTTCTTTAGCTTTTCGTCAAAATACAGTAATTCCATAATCCTTAACCTTCTTAACCAACACCATCATTCCAACAAACCAAAAACCTTATACAGCTGCAGCCCAGAATTTCCTGCAGCTTAATACTCAATTCTACAAATAGCAAACTTCAATCTGATTCATTACCAGCATTTGTCATAGCTTTGATTTTAACATCAATTCTTACAGATACCCACATAAAGTGATTAATAGTCTTTGTGCTTGTTGCATCTAGAATATCCGAACTAGCAATGACCGAAAGGAGCTGTATGGAAATATCAAGCCCTGACCGTAACCAGTTGCTCAGTCATCAACCCCAACATTAAATCAGACAAGATAATCATGCATTCCAAAGTTACAAAATTAAAACGCCAAGAAAATATATAACTCAGCTTCATAGAATAACAAGTCGAAGCAGTAAAGGCAATGTATACAGAAGTGCGGTTGCTTTATCCATGATTCATTCGGCATACTAAATAAGTTGTGATGGACTAGTGGAGAGCCATAAAAACCACCATCTAAGCCCACGTGTAGTTAGTTACCAATAAGGGAAGAAACTTTAAACAGAAACAGTACTACTCAGCAATTTCATTGTTTAAGCACAAAGACGATCATAATCAGCTCAACGTAACTACATGCCATCACATATGTCAAATAGAAATCCATACACAGTTACGCACATAAACACATACATAACAAAACTATCCAAACATTGCGAGCaaaaacaaaagattgaagGGCTAACCGTTCGAGCAATTTGGTGGCGGCGACGATCTCCTTGGCCTTGTACATGGCCTTGAGGACCAAGTTGAAGGACGCCGTGTTGGGGAGGACCGCGTAGTCCTCCATTTGGGCCACGAGGTCGAGCAATTCGGCGGCCGAGGCGTTGGTCATCAAGTTGGCCGTCAGGTAATGGTTGTAGAGGTTCACATCAGGCTTGTTGGGTTTGCCGGCCTTGTCCAGCGACCGAATCCAGTACTCGAAGAGCTGCTTCATCTCGTCCCAGCGCTGCGAGGTCATCCAATCGGCAAATACATTCATCAAGCTCTGGACGTCTAGGGTTTGGGAGAGGGCCTGGATGCGAGAGCTCTGGGGCTGGTTGAGGAAACCTAGGGGGACGAGGGACTGAGTGAGGGACGCGTTGGGGATGGGGCTCCGCCAGTTCTCATTGTAGAGAGGGCTGCCGGAGGCCGGGTTGGGAGGCAGCGGGGTGGAGGGCGAGGGCGGATTTGGGTCCGCGAGTTGGGGCTCCTGGGAGAGGAATGTGGAGGTGGTGATGGTCTTGAAGAAGGGATTGAAGTTGGAAATGGCGGTGGATTTGATTAGTGTTCTGGTGCGAGTGAGGATCGCCATTTGAGAAGCCATCATTGATTGGGGGAGCTTCCTTCAGCAGAGGTGTCTACTCTCAGTACGTTTCATTTGTTCTACATCCAGTAGGCATTTTGCTTAGGGTTTTGACTCGAGAGGGGTCTGAGGGGCTGGGGGGTTATCGCCCGATCGCTTTGAGAGGGGTGATATGGTAAATCACAACTATGTCTCTAAGATgaacaaaattaatataataagggaaaagtacacataaccccttcaaactaccactcaattgtcaatgtacctcctaaactaccaattgtgtcaatctccccctttAAACTatcagaaaatgtcaatgtcccccctaagaccaacaaaaagacaaaaatgaccctaatttttttttgaataagacaaaaatgtcctcataaattcaaaaaaaattaaaactaaaactaaaaaacttataaaaattaaaaattaaaaattaaattaaattaaataaaaaacgaaaaaaaaaatatttttaaaaaaaaaaagaacaaaatttttaattttttttttaaaaaaagtaaacaaaaaataactgatttttttttttttacaaaaaaatcaaatgaaaaaaataaaaaagaaaaaccagtttttattaaattaaaaaacgaaaaataacaaatttttttaaacaaaaaaaacaaaaagtaacagaaatttattatttaaaaaaaaaaaacaaatgaaaaaaaaaccagtttttattaaattaaaaaacgaaaaagaacaattttttttaaagaaaaaaaaaacgaaaaaacaaaaaataactgaaatttatttatttattttaaaaaaataaaacaaatgaaaaaaaaaaaaccagtttttatttaattaaaaaaacgaaaaagaacaattttttttaaaaaaaaaaaaaagaaaaaaaaactgaaaattattatttaaaaaaataataaaaaacagttttaatttttaatttttttgttggaataattttttgttattttatatttttttaataattttttttagtttttattttattttaataattttatgaagggcatttttgtcattagggggacattgatattttctggtagtttaaggggggagattgacacaattggtagtttggggggtacattgacaatgatgtggtagtttgagggggttatgtgtactttttccataTAATAATTATACTTTGCTTTGTTTCTTAATAACATTGTGATAACATAAAAGGGTTTTCTATTATAGTCTTATGcttgagagttgagatttgAAATTCAACTGTCAGCATTTGGAAATTTTATGAGATTACAGAATTAGCTATtgttaattcattttttttatattatactaagaagaaaattcatttttttatctttttttaatgttaaagatgttttcattacaaagttaaaataataaattaaaatgaagtTACGTGAATTTGGCTCGTTTAATAAACAAGCTTAGAAATTTTTCAAGCTATATTCGTTTAATAAATTAACTGATCTTAAACCTATTCGAGAGCAACTATGTTCATTTACAGCCCTATCTATGCTAATCTAAAGCCTAAGATTCAAGAATGAAAAGGAGACCGATGCAAGAGGATCGAACATGAACAACTTCATTATTCAATCTCATACTCGACAAAATGTGTATAAGCAAGCAAACTCATGAAGGTATTAATTGTTATAAGCATTGAGCTCACTCTCCTTCTCGACATCGTCACACTAAGCATTAGACAAAGGCCAAATCTTTGTCTTGGATCTAGGATGAAGATGAGTTCTTCGTCTTCTTTCAGTTTTTGCCTCCAACATTTTGAAAGCAGAGGGGTGTAAAACTGGTCGATAATCGGGTGCCAACTGATTTGATACTCGGTTAGCAATAACCAGTAGCCAACCCTACCACAGTAGTTACtagttttataaaatattgaaatcaGTTATAACtagtaactatatatatatatatatatgtatttttttaaaaaaaaaaactaaaataataaaatttagagtcttactcttttattttcattctaatttAGGCTAACATATTGGGccaaaaaatgttgaaatgcctttaaatggctaaaaatgtataaattaagccaaaaaaaaGTAGGTCCAATACTCAAATTAGGCTCAaaagaactaattttttttaattttagttatcGGTCATGATAATTGGGTACCAACCAGTAACTGCTGattataaaataatcaattacGGGGATAAGCTCAATTTTACtcgaattcaaaaaaaaaaaaataattaaacaaaccgaacttaaatattaaaatactaAACTCGATTATAGCTCTAAGTGCAGAGAAATGGGGGTTTATAATAAAGGGGTGGCGGAGTCAAAAACCAACTTCGCCTTCAACTTTTGTCCCCAAGGCAAATGGGCCATCACCTCAACCTCTGCCGCTGTTGGAAGCTGCCCCGCGCGGGTCAAAAACAAGTCGGAAGCAGGCCGGCTGTCTGGAATCTTCTCTGCCTGCACAGACCTAATCTAAAGCTCTCCTGGCCCATCATCTGACCGATGAAGTTCTGAATCTGAAAATGGACCTGCCTATTTGAGCCTGGCCAGGTTTCCAATGCAAGCCAGCCCAAACCTCCATGCGAGTCTGCCTCCCTTGAATTGTGAAGACCAAAAGTATGGGCTGGGCTGGGCTGGGCTTGAATAAAGCGTGTCTCATTGTGCACCACATGTATAATTCTGAAAGAACAAGGGATCAAGGGGCCATGAAAGAGCTGAAACTGGGTAATATTTCCCATCTACTAGCCATTATTTTGACCATCGGATTGAATTGATTAAATAATCACATATcagtttaattaattgttttattagATTCGATTCCTAGTTTAGAACACCAAACAGGTGTGATATGCCCCAGAGAAGTTTGTACAGAAGCGAAGAGTTCACGATAATCAAACACTTGTAAGGCTAATCTACATTAtctatctaaaaataaaataaaataaaataaatctacaTGATCTGATGATGGCCACGTGTCTGGATGTCTTTTATTTTGCCTAGACTTTCATAACCTATTCAACCCACCGACCACCATTAACAAATTATTTAGAGACATTTTACGAAATCTGGAAAATTCATTGAAAAGCCTGATCCAAGTCCCAACAAAATCTGTCAGCCAAACAAACACGTGCACGCTGCCCTAGTTTTAGTTTCGGTCAGTGGTCACTTTTTCCAACTGACgtaccaattaattaataaaaaaataatttttacacaacatAAAGTGCGCAACATCCCTAACTAATATTTTACAGCACTAAACTTTCTTACATTTTTCAGAGCCGCCaacccttcaattttattttattttattttttttacctattGGGTTGACCGAACCTGTCCCAGGCCAAATTGGGTGGCCGACTacctcaatttttttgtttctcaattttttttaaat contains the following coding sequences:
- the LOC133869406 gene encoding pentatricopeptide repeat-containing protein At1g26460, mitochondrial, which produces MMASQMAILTRTRTLIKSTAISNFNPFFKTITTSTFLSQEPQLADPNPPSPSTPLPPNPASGSPLYNENWRSPIPNASLTQSLVPLGFLNQPQSSRIQALSQTLDVQSLMNVFADWMTSQRWDEMKQLFEYWIRSLDKAGKPNKPDVNLYNHYLTANLMTNASAAELLDLVAQMEDYAVLPNTASFNLVLKAMYKAKEIVAATKLLERMLQTGKESLPDNESYELVVGMLFLTDEIDAALKYLDLALKSGYMLSTNVFTECVQSCVNKGRLDTLLSIIERCKTMDQNKALCPSWNLCYYIAEIAMQEDNSKLAYYALEFMAKWIARGEQARPSVMLSVDEGLVISALGTAGRTYNSSLLDASWAILRRSLRQKKAPNPESYLGKIHALASLGNLQRAFGSLNEFESTYGNSDKEAEQEMFSPFTSLYPLAVACSKKGFETLDSVYFQLENLSRADPPYKSVAALNCVILGCANIWDLDRAYQTFEAIGSTFGLTPDIHSYNALMYAFGRLKKTFEALRVFEHLVSLGVKPNAMSYSLLIDAHLINRDPKAALSVIDEMVTAGFVPSKETLKKVRRRCIREMDYESDDRVDSLAKKFQFRMGTESRRDMLFNIRYNTDFAR